In Drosophila yakuba strain Tai18E2 chromosome X, Prin_Dyak_Tai18E2_2.1, whole genome shotgun sequence, a single genomic region encodes these proteins:
- the LOC26534665 gene encoding uncharacterized protein LOC26534665, with protein MLKVQELLERPWAGATNIGQQLGAAAADRLQIAAVQVAAPLQPQASIAPPTTKKQEKSKKIQAC; from the coding sequence ATGTTAAAGGTTCAGGAACTTCTCGAGCGCCCTTGGGCTGGCGCCACCAACATTGGGCAGCAGCTTGGGGCGGCGGCTGCAGATCGGCTCCAAATCGCAGCAGTCCAGGTTGCAGCTCCACTCCAACCACAGGCATCAATAGCACCACCGACGACGAAAAAGCAGGAGAAGTCCAAGAAGATCCAAGCATGTTAA